The DNA region CCGAATTTGTCAAATGGAATGTGGCGGGCTGAGAAAGCGCAGCCCTCATCAAGAGGGCGAGCAGGCAAACAGGCGGCCGCAGTGCCTGGTGCACACAGGGTCTGCACCGATCCGTGCACAGCTGTTCTATCAGCGTACCAGCACCCATCCGCTGGTGGGCGGCAGCACGGCGGCGCCATCGGAGATCACCCGCAACGGCGTTGCACCCGCACGCTGCTCATCAACCAGAACCGACCACGTGCCCTGCGGAAGCTGAAACGCAGCGGATTCATCGCTGTGACCGTTCAACAGCACCAGGAGTTGGATTCCTTCCTTGGCGTTGCGCCGGTCCATGGTCATGCCCAGGGCAAAGGGACTGTCATGCTCGATGAATTGAATGGCGCTGCGCGGCGCGGCGCGCAACAGACGATAGCGGCTGCGCAGAGCAGCCAGTCCCGCATAATACTCGACCAGATCGCGATTCAGATCGGCGTGGCTGTAATCAAGCCAATTGGTCTCATTGTCCTTGTTGTAGCTGTTATGATCCAGATGACCGGCTGCAGGATCCGGCACGCTGGTGCGGGCGATGACCTTGCTGCGGCCATACTCTTGGCCCTGCTCGATCATGAGTCCGCCCTGGCTGACGTACAGGATCAACGCGCCCAGTTTGTTCACCTTGATCTGGCGCGGCGTCAGCCGGGCGTTGGAAATCACATCCTGGATCGTCTGTCCGGGGCGCACGTCGCCGAGACCGATGCGCACGAAATCGCCGAAGGTATGGTCGTCATGAGATCCGAGATAGTTGATGGCGTGACGGCTCCTTTGAAACAGTCCGCCCTCTTTGGCCAGGGTGCCGGCCAGATAACGTTTAAGAGTCTCTTTGTGGTTTTCGCCCCAGTAGCGGCCAAAGATAAAACTCGTCCCATCCTCCGGATTCTGCCCTTTGACGCCGTTGCGGAACTGGTCGTTCCAAGCCGCCCAGTCGTGCTGGGAAAATTCGGCAGGCAGATAGCGACCGCCGCCCCAGGGTTCAGCGATCAGAATGACGTCCGGGTTGAGCTTGCGCGCCTCGCTGGCGATCCTGTCGATGGTCTCCCAATCGATCATAGCCGCCAGATCAAAGCGAAAGCCGTCCACATGGTATTCTTTCATCCAATAGAGAACACTGTCGATGATGAGCCGTCGCGCCATGGGGCGTTCGGTTTTGAAATCATTGCCGCAACCACTGGCGGTGAGGTAGCGGCCTTGATCGTCGAGACGGAAATAGTACTTTTTATCGATGAGTTTAAAGGCGTTCTGATCATATTGGGAGACGTGATTATAGACCACGTCCATAATGACCGCCATGCCGGCCTTGTGAAACGCGCGCACCACCTGTTTGAACTCGTCCACCTGGCGGCCGTCGACGCCGCACCATTCATCCGGCGACAGACTGCCGCCGCTCGCATAATACGATTCCGGAGCAAAGAAATAAGAGGTCATATAGCCCCAATGGTTGCGACTATAGGGGTTCCAGGTGTTGATCACATCGTTGACTGCAACCTGATAGGGGATCTCGATATTGCCGAACTCCTGAATCGGCAGAAATTCAACTGCATTGACCCCCAGGGACCGGATATGCTGAATG from bacterium includes:
- a CDS encoding pullulanase; translation: RTIFRLFAPRAKRVTLWLYDSLQAETGQQHEMLKDSDGVWECLLAGQYIGWCYHYLVDGPVGDGEEFDPTKSICDPYSRAVATRNEYLHRGRTLILDTHSFDWQGDKGVAIAPEDLMIYECHLRDLTRHPSSGAAPEIAGSYLAAIDDSIRGGIQHIRSLGVNAVEFLPIQEFGNIEIPYQVAVNDVINTWNPYSRNHWGYMTSYFFAPESYYASGGSLSPDEWCGVDGRQVDEFKQVVRAFHKAGMAVIMDVVYNHVSQYDQNAFKLIDKKYYFRLDDQGRYLTASGCGNDFKTERPMARRLIIDSVLYWMKEYHVDGFRFDLAAMIDWETIDRIASEARKLNPDVILIAEPWGGGRYLPAEFSQHDWAAWNDQFRNGVKGQNPEDGTSFIFGRYWGENHKETLKRYLAGTLAKEGGLFQRSRHAINYLGSHDDHTFGDFVRIGLGDVRPGQTIQDVISNARLTPRQIKVNKLGALILYVSQGGLMIEQGQEYGRSKVIARTSVPDPAAGHLDHNSYNKDNETNWLDYSHADLNRDLVEYYAGLAALRSRYRLLRAAPRSAIQFIEHDSPFALGMTMDRRNAKEGIQLLVLLNGHSDESAAFQLPQGTWSVLVDEQRAGATPLRVISDGAAVLPPTSGWVLVR